The stretch of DNA CGCACCAGCCACAGCAGGCGCTCGCCCAGTTCCTGACTGAACTGCGGGCTGCCGGGCGAGGCCGCCATCGGCAGTTCTACCGGTGGTCCGGCGGGCGCCGCCGTCGCACCCGGCCGACCGGCGAGCTGCACGGCCGCGGCAAGCTCGTTGCCCGGCAGGGTGCCGACCGGTGCCGATTCATTTGCCAGGCCGGGGCCCTGCTCCGCCATGGCGACCTGCAGCCCGGCAGCAACGGCCGGCGTCATCGCGGACGCCGCCGCCTGCTCGCCCACCTGCCCCGCCAGGGCTGCCTGCCGGCCATGGCCAGCATCCGCCGCGGCGGCATGCGCATTGGCAACCGCGCCGGCGATGGGCGCGGCGCTCAGGAGCAGGCCGGGCGGCAACGGGCCGGCGGCGGCCGGATCGGCCGGGTCTGCGGTCACCGCGCGGCGCGGCGCGCCCGGAGCACCATCCGGCACCTGGGCGGCGATGACCGTCGCCGCCTCGGCATCCGCGCCCTGCCCTTCACCGGCGTCCGTCGCCTGCAGCGCGCCGCAGGCCGCGACCGGTATCGCCACCGGATCGCTCGACGCCGCCGTTGCAGGCTGCGAGGCGCCCGATGGGGCCGCCGCGGGCGCAGCCTTCTGCCCGCGCGCAATGTCGCCGAGCGCGTCCACGACCGCCGCCACGGCGCCGGGCGGCTGCGCGGCGGCGGGCAGCGGCA from Immundisolibacter sp. encodes:
- a CDS encoding flagellar hook-length control protein FliK, giving the protein MDAVSTVSTGVATGAAPPVDSDAQAPAAGFPAALGQALAQPAVAADGNGSPPVGGQTLPVPPVVTGAAAEAITPAAAPAAADGLPLPAAAQPPGAVAAVVDALGDIARGQKAAPAAAPSGASQPATAASSDPVAIPVAACGALQATDAGEGQGADAEAATVIAAQVPDGAPGAPRRAVTADPADPAAAGPLPPGLLLSAAPIAGAVANAHAAAADAGHGRQAALAGQVGEQAAASAMTPAVAAGLQVAMAEQGPGLANESAPVGTLPGNELAAAVQLAGRPGATAAPAGPPVELPMAASPGSPQFSQELGERLLWLVREGVHEARLQLNPRELGPIEVRVGVSDGAAQLSFSAQHAGTAAAVQQSLPQLREMLAQQGLQLGQADVSQQQAGAGQQTPQQGTSQQAAGEARGSAAGMGLGGPVIGERVRVIGRGLVDAYA